Proteins from a single region of Streptomyces sp. HUAS 15-9:
- the pspAA gene encoding PspA-associated protein PspAA codes for MIVRIMGEGQVRLAGSHLAELDKLDDELLSEMENGDGPAFRRTLQALLTRVRDLGEPVPDDSLTPSDLILPSPDATLEEVRELLSDDGLIPG; via the coding sequence ATGATCGTACGGATCATGGGGGAGGGTCAGGTGAGGCTGGCCGGCAGCCACCTCGCCGAACTCGACAAGCTGGACGACGAGCTCCTGTCCGAGATGGAGAACGGCGACGGCCCCGCCTTCCGCCGCACCCTCCAGGCACTCCTCACCAGGGTCCGCGACCTGGGCGAACCGGTACCCGACGACTCCCTGACCCCCTCCGACCTGATCCTCCCGTCACCCGACGCGACGCTGGAGGAGGTCCGGGAACTGCTCAGCGACGACGGTCTGATCCCGGGGTGA
- a CDS encoding sensor histidine kinase, translated as MSTLERARGQLTAHPLALDAAIAAGALVCMVVGSFVDPQGEADVIWGVRSPDPLSLVLITVGAAALVFRRSAPKTVLAVTGTVALVECVTGDPRAPVAMAAVVALYTVASLTDRPTTWRVGLLTMTVLTGAAMLAGPLPWYAQENLAIFAWTGIGATAGDAVRSRRTVVRAMRERAERAERTREEEARRRVAEERLRIARDLHDVVAHHIALVNVQAGVAAHVMDKRPDQAKEALAHVREASRSALNELRATVGLLRQSGDPEAPTEPAPGLSLLDELAGTFRSAGLPVQVARADQGTALPAAVDLAAYRIIQEALTNVQKHAGPEARAEVSVVRVGPNIEVTVLDDGSGDNATVEVGGGHGLLGMRERVTALRGTLTTGPRYGGGFRVHAILPAKTRTAATGETV; from the coding sequence GTGAGCACCCTGGAACGCGCCCGCGGCCAACTGACGGCGCACCCCCTCGCGCTCGACGCGGCGATCGCGGCGGGCGCTCTGGTGTGCATGGTCGTCGGCTCCTTCGTGGACCCCCAGGGGGAGGCCGACGTCATCTGGGGCGTCCGCAGCCCGGACCCGCTCAGCCTGGTCCTCATCACCGTCGGCGCCGCCGCGCTCGTCTTCCGCCGCAGCGCCCCCAAGACGGTCCTCGCGGTCACCGGCACCGTCGCCCTGGTCGAGTGCGTCACCGGTGACCCCCGCGCCCCGGTCGCGATGGCCGCCGTGGTCGCCCTCTACACCGTCGCCTCCCTCACCGACCGCCCCACCACCTGGCGCGTCGGCCTGCTCACCATGACCGTGCTGACCGGCGCCGCCATGCTCGCGGGACCGCTGCCCTGGTACGCCCAGGAGAACCTCGCCATCTTCGCCTGGACCGGTATCGGCGCCACCGCAGGAGACGCCGTCCGCAGCCGCCGTACGGTCGTGCGGGCCATGCGGGAGCGCGCCGAGCGCGCGGAGCGCACCCGGGAGGAGGAGGCCCGGCGGCGCGTCGCCGAGGAGCGGCTGCGCATCGCCCGCGATCTGCACGATGTCGTCGCGCATCACATCGCCCTGGTCAACGTTCAGGCCGGGGTCGCCGCCCATGTCATGGACAAGCGCCCCGACCAGGCCAAGGAGGCCCTCGCGCATGTGCGCGAGGCCAGCCGCTCCGCGCTCAACGAGCTCCGCGCCACCGTCGGCCTGCTGCGCCAGTCCGGCGACCCCGAGGCCCCCACCGAGCCGGCCCCCGGCCTCAGCCTGCTCGACGAACTCGCCGGCACCTTCCGCAGCGCCGGGCTCCCGGTCCAGGTCGCCCGCGCCGACCAGGGCACCGCACTGCCCGCCGCCGTCGACCTGGCGGCGTACCGGATCATCCAGGAGGCCCTGACCAATGTGCAGAAGCACGCGGGCCCCGAGGCCAGGGCCGAGGTCAGCGTCGTACGCGTGGGACCGAACATCGAGGTCACCGTCCTGGACGACGGCTCCGGGGACAACGCCACCGTCGAGGTGGGCGGCGGCCATGGACTGCTCGGCATGCGGGAACGCGTCACCGCCCTGCGCGGCACCCTCACCACGGGTCCCCGCTACGGAGGCGGCTTCCGCGTGCATGCGATCCTTCCGGCCAAGACCCGCACCGCCGCGACGGGGGAGACCGTATGA
- a CDS encoding response regulator: MTIRVLLADDQALLRSAFRVLVDSEPDMEVVGEASDGAEAVRLTRERQADVVLMDIRMPGTDGLAATRLISTDPALTDVRVVILTTFEVDDYVVQALRAGASGFLGKGAEPEELLSAIRIAAGGEALLSPTATKGLIARFLAQGDAGDDGRDPARSERLNALTGREREVLVQVAAGHSNDEIAERLEVSPLTVKTHVNRAMAKLGARDRAQLVVIAYESGLVRPRTD, translated from the coding sequence ATGACGATCCGTGTCCTGCTCGCCGACGACCAGGCACTGCTCCGCAGCGCGTTCCGGGTGCTCGTCGACTCCGAGCCCGACATGGAGGTCGTGGGTGAGGCGTCCGACGGCGCGGAGGCGGTACGGCTGACCCGGGAGCGGCAGGCCGACGTCGTCCTGATGGACATCCGGATGCCGGGCACCGACGGCCTCGCGGCCACCCGCCTCATCAGCACCGACCCCGCCCTCACGGATGTCCGTGTGGTGATCCTGACGACCTTCGAGGTCGACGACTACGTGGTGCAGGCGCTGCGCGCGGGCGCTTCCGGCTTTCTCGGCAAGGGGGCGGAGCCCGAGGAGCTTCTCAGCGCCATCCGGATCGCCGCGGGCGGCGAGGCCCTGCTCTCCCCGACGGCCACCAAGGGCCTGATCGCCCGCTTCCTGGCCCAGGGCGACGCGGGGGACGACGGCCGCGACCCCGCCCGCTCGGAGCGGCTGAACGCGCTCACGGGCCGGGAGCGTGAGGTGCTGGTCCAGGTCGCCGCCGGTCACTCCAACGACGAGATCGCCGAGCGCCTCGAGGTCAGCCCGCTGACGGTGAAGACCCACGTCAACCGGGCCATGGCCAAGCTGGGCGCCCGGGACCGGGCACAGCTCGTGGTGATCGCGTACGAGTCGGGCCTGGTCCGCCCCAGAACGGACTGA
- a CDS encoding class I SAM-dependent methyltransferase, whose amino-acid sequence MARQLDEQIAGRFPVGQRLRVLDVGMGQGTQALRLARAGHHVTGVEQDATMIAAAREVLSGQPEGIRERMRIVQGDGRDTGVHFLPGSFDVVLCHGVLMYVEEPDPLVAGLARMLAPGGLLSLLVRNGNALAMRPGLAGDWAGALGAFDTTAYRNRLGLDVRADRLETLTATLAGIGAPLHAWYGVRVFTDTAADGTEIPADLDTLLAAEERAGRTDPYRGVAALLHLCGVRG is encoded by the coding sequence GTGGCCCGGCAGCTCGACGAGCAGATAGCCGGGCGGTTCCCGGTCGGGCAACGGCTGCGGGTGCTCGACGTGGGGATGGGCCAGGGCACGCAGGCGCTGCGGCTGGCCCGCGCCGGGCACCATGTGACCGGTGTCGAGCAGGACGCCACGATGATCGCGGCCGCCCGTGAGGTCCTGTCCGGGCAGCCGGAGGGGATCCGCGAGCGGATGCGGATCGTCCAGGGCGACGGACGGGACACCGGCGTGCACTTCCTGCCGGGCAGCTTCGACGTGGTGCTCTGCCATGGCGTGCTCATGTACGTCGAGGAGCCGGACCCGCTGGTGGCCGGGCTGGCCCGGATGCTCGCCCCGGGCGGGCTGCTGTCGCTGCTGGTGCGCAACGGGAACGCGCTGGCCATGCGGCCGGGGCTGGCGGGCGACTGGGCCGGGGCGCTGGGCGCGTTCGACACGACGGCCTACCGCAACCGGCTGGGGCTCGACGTACGGGCCGACCGGCTGGAGACGCTGACGGCCACGCTGGCCGGGATCGGCGCCCCGCTGCACGCCTGGTACGGCGTACGGGTCTTCACCGACACGGCCGCGGACGGCACGGAGATCCCGGCCGACCTGGACACGCTGCTGGCCGCCGAGGAGCGGGCCGGGCGGACGGATCCCTATCGAGGGGTCGCGGCGCTGCTGCATCTGTGCGGCGTGCGGGGCTGA
- a CDS encoding DUF3043 domain-containing protein, protein MGSTPRHPVPLCFVFRSRSKDEKAPTDKVPVTDSTQPRDPQAPKGRPTPKRSEAQSQRRSVANTPTTRKEAAKRQRDERRVQLERQRQALAGGDERYLPARDKGPVRKFARDWVDSRFNVAEFFLPLAVVILVLSVVRVAALQNIALLLWLVVIVLIVLDAIVSGFRLRKRLEERFPDQNRRGAVAYALMRSLQMRRLRLPKPQVKRGERP, encoded by the coding sequence CTGGGGTCCACCCCCCGGCACCCCGTACCCTTGTGTTTTGTGTTCCGTAGCCGTTCAAAGGACGAGAAGGCGCCCACCGACAAGGTGCCGGTGACCGACTCCACGCAGCCCCGTGACCCGCAGGCCCCCAAGGGCAGGCCCACGCCCAAGCGCAGTGAGGCCCAGTCCCAGCGCCGCAGCGTCGCCAACACGCCGACGACCCGCAAGGAGGCCGCCAAACGCCAGCGCGACGAGCGCCGCGTCCAGCTGGAGCGGCAGCGTCAGGCGCTGGCCGGCGGCGACGAGCGGTATCTGCCCGCCCGCGACAAGGGCCCGGTCCGCAAGTTCGCCCGCGACTGGGTCGACTCGCGCTTCAACGTGGCGGAGTTCTTCCTGCCGCTGGCCGTGGTCATCCTCGTGCTGAGCGTCGTACGGGTGGCCGCGCTGCAGAACATCGCGCTGCTGCTGTGGCTCGTGGTGATCGTGCTGATCGTGCTCGACGCGATCGTCTCGGGCTTCCGGCTGCGCAAGCGGCTGGAGGAGCGCTTCCCGGACCAGAACCGTCGGGGCGCGGTCGCCTACGCCCTGATGCGCTCCCTCCAGATGCGCCGGCTCCGGCTGCCGAAGCCGCAGGTCAAGCGCGGAGAGCGGCCCTGA
- a CDS encoding PspA/IM30 family protein yields the protein MSGVMKRMGMIFRAKANKALDRAEDPRETLDYSYQKQLELLQKVRRGVADVATSRKRLELQLNQLQQQSGKLEDQGRKALALGREDLAREALSRRAALQQQVTDLETQHSTLQGEEEKLTLAAQRLQAKVDAFRTKKETIKATYTAAQAQTRIGEAFSGISEEMGDVGLAIQRAEDKTAQLQARAGAIDELLASGALDDPSGMAKDDIQAELDRLSGGTDVELELQRMKAELAGGSPQQAIEGGTGQSQSQQQPQDTPRFDKQ from the coding sequence ATGAGCGGTGTCATGAAGCGTATGGGGATGATCTTCCGCGCGAAGGCGAACAAGGCCCTTGACCGGGCCGAGGACCCGCGCGAGACCCTCGATTACTCGTACCAGAAGCAGCTGGAACTGCTCCAGAAGGTCCGCCGCGGCGTCGCTGACGTGGCGACCTCGCGCAAGCGCCTGGAACTCCAGCTCAACCAGCTCCAGCAGCAGTCCGGGAAGCTGGAGGACCAGGGCCGCAAGGCGCTCGCGCTGGGCCGTGAGGACCTGGCCCGCGAGGCGCTGTCCCGCCGCGCCGCCCTCCAGCAGCAGGTCACGGACCTCGAGACGCAGCACTCCACGCTCCAGGGCGAGGAGGAGAAGCTCACTCTCGCGGCCCAGCGCCTCCAGGCGAAGGTCGACGCCTTCCGCACCAAGAAGGAGACGATCAAGGCGACGTACACCGCGGCTCAGGCCCAGACCCGGATCGGCGAGGCCTTCTCCGGCATCTCCGAGGAGATGGGCGACGTCGGCCTGGCCATCCAGCGCGCCGAGGACAAGACGGCCCAGCTCCAGGCCCGCGCGGGCGCCATCGACGAGCTCCTCGCCTCCGGCGCCCTGGACGACCCCTCCGGCATGGCCAAGGACGACATCCAGGCCGAGCTGGACCGGCTCTCCGGTGGTACGGATGTAGAGCTGGAACTGCAGCGCATGAAGGCGGAGCTGGCCGGAGGCTCGCCCCAGCAGGCGATCGAGGGCGGCACCGGCCAGTCGCAGTCCCAGCAGCAGCCGCAGGACACCCCGCGCTTCGACAAGCAGTAG
- the nadA gene encoding quinolinate synthase NadA, translated as MTTAQIQELDVQPTPLALLLLGREADPKSERGVECPGDLPAPSDPDLVERARVAKEKLGDKVFVLGHHYQRDEVIQFADVTGDSFKLARDAAARPEAEYIVFCGVHFMAESADILTTDAQKVVLPDLAAGCSMADMATAEQVAECWDALAEAGMVEQVVPVSYMNSSADIKAFTGRHGGTICTSSNAKRALEWAFEQGEKVLFLPDQHLGRNTAVRDMGLSLEDCVVYNPHKPNGGLTVDELRAAKMILWRGHCSVHGRFNLDSVNEVRARIPGVNVLVHPECTNEVVSAADYVGSTEYIIKTLEAAPAGSKWAIGTELNLVRRLANRYAPQGKDVVFLDKTVCFCSTMNRIDLPHLVWALESLAEGNLVNRIEVDKETEAFAKLALERMLALP; from the coding sequence GTGACCACCGCCCAGATCCAGGAGCTCGACGTACAGCCGACTCCCCTCGCCCTGCTGCTCCTCGGCCGTGAGGCCGACCCCAAGAGTGAGCGCGGCGTCGAATGCCCCGGCGACCTGCCCGCCCCGTCCGACCCGGACCTGGTCGAGCGCGCCCGCGTGGCCAAAGAAAAGCTCGGTGACAAGGTCTTCGTGCTCGGCCATCACTATCAGCGCGACGAGGTCATCCAGTTCGCCGACGTCACGGGCGACTCCTTCAAGCTGGCGCGGGACGCGGCGGCACGCCCGGAGGCCGAGTACATCGTCTTCTGCGGCGTTCACTTCATGGCCGAGTCGGCCGACATCCTGACGACCGACGCCCAGAAGGTCGTCCTGCCCGACCTGGCCGCCGGCTGCTCCATGGCCGACATGGCGACGGCCGAGCAGGTGGCGGAGTGCTGGGACGCGCTGGCGGAGGCCGGCATGGTCGAGCAGGTCGTGCCCGTCTCGTACATGAACTCCTCCGCGGACATCAAGGCGTTCACGGGCAGGCACGGCGGCACGATCTGCACCTCCTCGAACGCGAAGCGGGCTCTTGAGTGGGCCTTCGAGCAGGGCGAGAAGGTCCTGTTCCTGCCGGACCAGCACCTGGGCCGCAACACCGCCGTCCGCGACATGGGCCTGTCCCTCGAGGACTGCGTCGTCTACAACCCGCACAAGCCGAACGGCGGCCTGACCGTCGACGAGCTGCGCGCGGCGAAGATGATCCTGTGGCGGGGCCACTGCTCGGTCCACGGCCGCTTCAACCTGGACTCGGTCAACGAGGTGCGCGCCCGGATCCCCGGTGTGAACGTCCTGGTCCACCCCGAGTGCACCAACGAGGTCGTGAGCGCCGCCGACTACGTCGGCTCCACGGAGTACATCATCAAGACCCTGGAGGCCGCCCCGGCCGGTTCCAAGTGGGCCATCGGCACGGAGCTGAACCTGGTCCGCCGCCTTGCGAACCGCTACGCGCCCCAGGGCAAGGACGTCGTCTTCCTCGACAAGACGGTCTGCTTCTGCTCGACCATGAACCGCATCGACCTCCCGCACCTGGTCTGGGCCCTGGAGTCCCTGGCCGAGGGCAACCTGGTCAACCGCATCGAGGTCGACAAGGAGACCGAGGCGTTCGCGAAGCTGGCGCTGGAGCGGATGCTGGCGCTGCCGTAA